GAAACAATATGGGGGTTTGCGCAGTAAGTTGAAATGGAGGAAAATGAGTCAATATAACTAGGTCCTTTTCTTGCAGTGTTGAATGTAATTCTTTGATGACAGTCTACTCTTTATAGCTTTACCTGCTTAAAGTAGCCCAATGATATATAAGACCACACGTCTCTGTCAAAATCAGTTAAGACAATGTTGAACTGGACAAATAGATTGAACAGTTTTGAGATATAGTCATGGGGCTCAATCTGTAATGAGAAGAAATACTGCATCAGAACAAACAATGTTGATAGAGATGTAAATAGCAGCGAAAGCCAATGTCATAATCTCGTAGTGCAAGAACATTCTGGGACAAGTCACATCtccaaataaaagaaaatactgtTCAACACGTGAAAAAGCATAAAGAACCACCAAGTGATAAAACAAGGAATACATATCACCTGAGTAACATAAGGATTGAACTCCAAACCTAAGGATCTGACAAACTCTTCTGTCACCTTAGGCCAGTCAATTTCCGGATATGCAACTACATCAGCGTTGTAATTTCCAACAGCACCAGCAAACTTCCCTAGTATATTGACCTCAGCAAAACTCTTTCCAATATCAGATAATCTGGCGGCAAAATTTGCCATCTCTTTCCCCAGGGTTGTCGGTGATGCCGGCTACAAGTAGGAAGCTGGAAATGTTAAGGTAGCATTCCAGGCATATCAGCGTGAAACAGCTCGATTTTATTTGACAagtccatgacaaaaaaaCAATGCAGGCCTCATGCCAGTTAACACTGTTGTCTACGACGTTGGACTATTACATGGACTATACTGCTTAACTTTGAAGTGCACCAATACTGAAGAATGCATTTCACCTTTTATTTTCAGCATGAGTGGTTCTATTTATAGAATAcatggtaaaaaaataaaacctttttaaagcAGGATACTAGGGCATTTTCCAGATAAATGGACAGAATAATTTAACAAAGCTCAGACCTGGAAAAAAATGGACAGAAGgatctttttattttcatatttGGTATTTTAAAATAATGCTAATTTGTTGTGATCATGATCTTTGGGATCACCAGAGTTGAGAGTTTGAACAGTTGTGCACATGCTTGGTTGCACAGTTTCATCTTTTGTATATAGGAGTTATCATGTTTCATGCTTTCTTATTGCAGTAAAATAAGTCTTCACGGAACACCATGCTTATATAATGGGACACTTGAGAGACACATATAGATATAGTCAAAGTACTGCAAAACCAGCGTCAAACTAACTTGAGGATTACTAAATATGAAGAACAATAATTCACTAATTTCGCATCAATAAGTACACAAGATATACTAGAGAAGATCTTTAAAAGTTAGGTGGCCCCATACCTGCCCGTGAGTTCTAGACAACATAGGAACATGTGCATTTTCTGTTGCCAAGGAACATATTGCACTGCATACATTGATCATCGCAGGGGACATAACTGTGTTTACCCCCTCTTTTAGAGCCAACGCATATGATAAGTTGTTGATATCTTCAGAAGTACGTCCAAAATGGAAGAATTCCAAAACCTGGGAAAACAAGCTTAGAATGACATTTCACTTCACAGCTAGCCGCAagtacacacacatatatcaAGACATTTCTTCAAAACCAAAGGTCAGCATACCTTTGCAACCTCTGTATTTGAGCTGCATTTCTGCTTCAGATAGTACTCAACAGCCTTCACATCATGGTTAGTTATTTTCTCAATTCGTTTCACTTCCTTAGCATCATCAATACTAAAATCATGGATAATCGAATCAAGGAAGAGCTGGGCATCCTCACTAAACGGTGGCACCTCTTTGATCTCAGGAATTTGCGAAAGTTTCAGCAGCCATTTTATCTACAGAACCAAAAGCCACTTCATGTAGGTAACACTGACCATGGCGCTAGGAAATCAATCTGATATCCATGTCTTCCACATGAATAAAGGTTATGCAAGCATGATAGATATGACACATGCACGGTGTGCAAGCTATCTGAAGAGCCAAACCTCAACTAGGACGCGATATCTGATGAGACCGAATTCGCTGAAGAAGGGCATCAGGTCCTTGACAAAGCGGAAATATCGCCCATCCAGCGGCGACAGCGCCATCATGCAGAACGTGTCCAAGTCCTTGGCCTGctccagcgcctccaccgACCTCACCGCCCAATCCAGGGGGGCACTCATCTGACCAAACAGACGCACAAAACGCATATCATGAGCAATCATCACAACGTAAACTGGAGTCGCGAGTACCATGGCGAGGTGCCCCTCGTCACCTCAGTGGATGCAGAGCAGCGGAGGCGCCGCGGTGGAGGCGCGGTGGCGCCGAGGGCGGCGGCTCTCAGGACGGCGGGCACCCGTGGGGCGGCGAGGAAGCCGGCGGTGGCCGTGGGCTTGAGAGATGGCGGTGCCGACATGCTCGGGGAGGCCCGGCGGCGGTAAAAACCCTAGGAGCGTGGAAGCGAGGAGGATTGGCGGGGGCCGTGCGGCGTGTGGGGGGGAGGGGATAGACAGACAGCAAAGCCAAAGCAGAAGAAAGGGATGCTAGTAGGGGTTTAAACAGGGCGGTGAAATGGCCGTGGTGACGGGCTGACGGCCGATTGACTTTGTTTGGTTTGCCCTTTCGCTGAACCGAGATCCCGaccggggaggcgcggcggcgggtggtCTGGTCGTGCGGGGGAGCCTCTTCGACCGTTCTTTTCTCCGCGTGGGCATATTCCTCGTTAACAGTAGGATGGAATCGGGCAACTGATAAAGTCGTCAGCCTTGCAAACAAAACTAAGAGCAAGTACAATGCTCGATAAAACTGTTTTATCTTATGCATTCCACGttaattagaaaagacaacaaaaacaTATTGTAGAATGGTTATCTCTCGGTGTTCTATCTTAtatcttagaattaatgtttagataaataaaattaactaaataaatgctaagaaaaggtgaaatctagtacaatgatAAATTTGActtatctttgccttatcattcttgtgaagagataatctcttaattaagagaagccTTGTGTCTTTTcttcgtttctctctcttccacgtcagattttatcctatgtggtACCGCTAAGAGAAAactgacgtcaccccattgtacatgccttTAAGTTATCCACATCTTATTAATGTCTCTCTTCTGGCTCCTCTGTTGGTTTCAGAATAACTATTTAACCTAATGCTTCAAATTTTAGTCCACGTGTGTACAATTATTTCTAGACCTCCATATGTTCAGGATGCTAGTGGACATCCAAAACCCATTATCTTATCCATACCCATACAATTGGGTCGGGTAATTGCCCAAATATTTCTAACCATACAAGATTGACGAGGGTTTGATCTTTGCCCGTTAAATCTGGAGGGTAAAATGGATACCCACGTTCCCCAAATCGCTCGATCAGAATCCCATGTCCCCAAATCGCTCGCTCTACTCTCATCCTGAAATCACGGGCAAATCCATCAATGAGATCGATCTACTCCCGTCCTCACATCCATTGATCTACTCCCATCTCCAAATCCCGTGCCAAATCTCTCCTCTCCAGAGACTCGGTCGATCCAGTCCCAAGGAGATGGAAGAGGTCACGACGGTGCCTAGGGCTAGCTACGAGCGCCTGGAGGACGTCGTCCTCGTGCACGTCTCCACCGACGCCGCAGCCCCGCTCCGCGGCGTGCAAGCGGTAGCGAGGGGTCGTCACCGACCGTTCTTTCCTCTGCCGTTGCTGGCCGGATCGTCCTCtctcgtcgtcttcttcaacCGGCAGCTGCACGGCCGCCTTGACCTCAGAGATTTTTCTTCGTCGGTGGCACAGTACCAGTGACGGAGAAGGGCAAGATTTtggtgatttttcttcttcgttttcATGGAGCCACCGGATCTTCTTCGTTTGCCCAATCCCCAATATTGCGCTATTATCCAATGGATATGGGTAAAGTGGGTAATGGGCATTACAGGGAGGGTAAACTACGTGGAATTTTTGTTTGGGTACGAGGAGGGCAACACATGGGTCAACCCATACCATCCCCAATGGCATCCTAAAGTCAtgcagaactaaagttgccattCTCACAGACTAAAGTTGATGCCGCCACAGAACTAAACGTTCGTTCCCTATCATTCTAGTGCGACAGGGTAAAGTTGACACCCGTATAACACTTAAGTTGCCACCTTCATAGACTAAAGTTGCCACActacagaactaaagttgctaCCCTACAAACATAAAGTTGTCACCCCAGAAGACATGTGGCACAATCTGAGCCACAGTCTTTCCGATTGGATGGCCAACAGAGTGTTCACTCCGGAAGACAAAAGAGCGAACGCTCGCTCATTATAAATCCTCTTTTCACAAACACATGTCTTTGGTCTTCTCCATTTTGTGTGAGAGCGATGTGCAAATATCCGGGACGTGCACTGAAGAAGTTGCAAAATATCTTGAGAGATAAACACTCAACATACCATCTCCTTTTATACTATATAAGACATTTAATTGTTAGTTTTAGCCTagggttaatttgatatatgccactgcaattttggcaaattcaaaaaaattcaatggAATTTACatcatttgaaaaatgccACTGCAATGGCGTCTTTCAACCCATTGGAGTGGCATCTTTCAAATCCGTCAAACTTGCAATGGCAGGTATCAAACTGTATAAAGTTGAAGCCCACTAAGCGTAGTTAATTTTGCAATCTGCACATGCAGCCTATCCACGTCAgcattttctattttctatttCGTTTTCTTGGCCTACGCAGGACGTTCCGTGACATGGTGCCTGCGTTCAGTCCCGTTCCCGTAGCAACGCTCGTCGTCTGGGTTTCCCCTGGGCCTTCGCAGCCCACCATTCAGAAGGGGAAGAAACAACCACGCTATGGCCCGTGCAGAAGCCACGTGAGGAAAAATATACCCGTGCGCTACGCGCTGCTTGGCCTGCGCCCGACTTCCATCCCCgcgcgccgctcgcccgctCCCATGCCCGCCGCCTGCCTTCCCAAGCTGCTCCCATGTACCCCTCTCTGTCTCGTGCCGCCTGCCCTTCTAAGGGAGTGTGGGCGTTAGGCCAAGGACCGTGCCCGTCCACCTCAGAGGGGAGAAGACGAGAAAGTATAATTTAATTGGATCTGGTGGCTTCCTCCTTGACTGATTCTTCAGTTTTTCCCACAGTTACTTCCACCATGTTCGATCCACTTCCCTGCCCAGAAATCTCTTTGCCCCTTCTCCTCTTACTCGCTCATGGCAAGGCCCTCGATTGTCCATCCACTCCTATTCCATTTCAGCGTTCTGGATTTTGCTCGAGAGAGGTTGGGAATTGAGACAAAAGTATTTGGAATTTCTCATGAAGATTGAGAATTgtgactctctctctctctttatTATAATTGAAATTTCTCATGCAGATTGGGAATTGGgactctctccctctcttaaGTAATTGGAATTTCACTCTCAAGTTATTGGAATGCTCATGCAGATTGTGGGGAATTTCTCATGAAGATTGAGAATTGGGACTCTCTCACTCTATTATAATTGGAATTTCTCGGGCAGATTGGGAAATGGgactctctccctctcttaaGTAATTGGAATTTCACTCTTAAGTTATTGGAATGTTCATGTAGATTGTGGGATGGTTCATAACGGAACCACGTCATTTTTCATGGGGTTATTGTGTGGTATATTTCTTCATTAGTTCTCTAAATCTGTAAAGTTTTAATAGCTTAGAATTCTCTTTGGTAGTTTTTTCAACACACCAGATAATCTGAGAACCTTAAAAAAATTGCGGGGGCTGAGGATCTTAATATTGAAATTATATATTCAGTATGCACATTCAGGTAGGGGCCATATATGGATAAGAAAAGTTGCAGCAGATAACAAGTTATTcccgcggccggcgagctcgagaCGTGGGCTGCTGCGGCCAGCGACGTCCTCTCCTTCTCGTTCTTCGTCAGTATCCcactccaaatcataactcaAATCCTCAACTTCACCCTCATACTCTTCTACCCCATCCCAGTTGATCGGTTGGTTAAGATCCAAGTCAGTCATGAATAAAGGTAGAGAAAACACAGTGGTCTTTGTGCTAGCGCATGGAAGAAGGAAGATGGAGTAAGGATGAGGAGAATTAGATTTTCAGTTGATGAAAGAGATGGCTATTCATAAGACACAACTAGTTTCAAATTTCGATTTTGTTGGCGGCCAATCAACTTAGCTTGTTCCCTCCAAAATTTCCCTTGGGCAAATAATGTGCCACGCCTGATCCGTGTGCCACCGAGCTGGCCAATGAGAAAGCAGTTCTCTGTTATCTGTTCGCACACCGGCCTTGCATGGTGCATGCAAAGAAAAGGAGGTGGGGAGCTGAGGGGACGTGGGCAAGCTACAAACAAGATAGTGGTGGGGCCACCAGAAATTGTTTGAAATTGTTTGCATGTGGGAGTGATAGCGACAACAGCATGAGATTGCGTACGCACAGACCAGAGAGAAAAGAGCTTGCAGGCAGAATGAGTAAACTTTTCGCTGCATTGGTCTTGCTGCAAGATGTTATGCACCCTCCTTTCTGGAATGGAGGAGTATAATCCAGTGTCAGGAGGACTAAAGAATTTGTCTGCGAGAACTTTCTTTAGATCCTGGTATATTTGTGTGAAGCAATTAGTTTCAGTTTTGCGTGCCTGATTGAGATGAACAGCATGCGCGTCTGTGTGACAGTAAACTTGCAAATATAATCATGTCTAATAAGCCTTCTTGCAGGTTCTCCACTATTGAGTTTTTCATAAATGTGTGGGTTTAAGTGTGTTCTGGTGACTCAAGCTCCAGAGTAGGAAccatgaaaacaaaaaaatcaggTACTTATCTATTCAGGCACTTAAGTACCTGATGTTCTAATGATTTTTTCCACTTGCATTAAACAAATAATATTTGTTGTTCAATAAAGATGTTGCTCCATACAGAGTCTAATGTCAATAAAAGACACAACATATAATTTAGCAGAAGTTCACCAGTAGGTttagcaaaataaaaatacaaacGGTAGATGTGCAATTTAAACCCCCAATGAGAACATCATGGCAGCATAATGTTCTCTTGGATGATTTTAGATCAAGATCACACAATATATAGTAGAAAATTGGACTTGCATTCTAATATGCACTGCGATATCACTATTGAATTGTCCTATCAATGATCAAAGTTCTAAATCCGATTATAAATATTATTTACAAAATTAATAGCGCAAAATACCATTCTTAACAAGAATTTCCGCAgcaacgtgcggggcatcatctagttatTTATTCTTACGCACGAGACATTGTCTCAGTTTAACAATGGCATGCGTTAACGACAACGAGGACGCTTTGTACTTTGTGGACACAAAGAATTGTTGTACTCGCGAAAATAAAGAAGCTAGAAAGCCAAATTGTCCTACATCGATAGTAAAAGGATAGCATCATGTACCTATTAATTTTGCTGAGAAAATCAAATTGAGATTTATGGTAACAGATATATGTGGTATATCTTTCTCTACTGAAGTGATAGGCATATATGAAGTGAATAAATGATGACATATCTTGATGGATTAtatctagttttttttcttcgaaaaggaggataaATCCCCAGCATGTGCATCAACtaatgcacacaaccatatcTAGCTAAATTAGTGCTTCTCTTCTTGCAAGGCTTGGGTCCTGAACTTCTTGGAGAAATCTTCACCTCAGCAACGTTCTGCTCTTGCTACTGTCTTTTGGCATATTCGGGATGCCCGCAGTGCTGTTCGGAAGGGTGAGGCCATGTGCCCACCTCATTCAGTAGCTTTACAGGAGAAAGCCTACATTGACATGATTGAGCTCCATCTTCTCCCACAGGTGTGAGTCCTCGCTGGACTCCGTCGCCAGAAGGCTCTTATACTGTTAATGCTGATGTTGCACTCTACAACTCCTCGAGGAAGATGGTGTGGGGGTTGTCATCAGAGATTTCAGCGGCTCCTACTTGCTGGCATGTTCTGAACTTGGGAATAATGTTATCATTCATGAACTTGCTGAAGCTCTTGCTTTGCATCGGGCGCTAGAACTAGCTTTTGAAGAGGATCTCTCTTGCCTCATCATTCAATCAGATTGCTTATCCCTGGTTCAGCACCTTCACTCTCCTCTGTTGGATCGGAGTGTGATTGGTGTGGTGGTGCAAGATATCAAGGCTCTTGCGTCTCCTCGTTCGTATGCTGTTTTTCTATATGTTAGTCGTTCTTGTAATGTAGCATCACATTTGTTAGCTTGCTCCGCAGAGCAGTTTGTATCTTTGCTTTCTACGGATCATGCTCCAGATTGTATCTGGGAGATTTTGTATAACGATATATGAGTTAATAAAGTGCCGTACTCCCTCAAAACAGAGTGAATAGATATGGCATACTTGAGGAGTTATCTCTCAAGATACTCCCTGATTTCCTATTGTAAGACATATTTTCATCGTAGGctaattttgttgttgttctaacAACGCGAGACATTGCCTCCTGCTAGCACCTGAGCGCTAACAGCAACAAGGATGTTTTGTGGGCATTGATCGTGAACTgctatagaaaaaaaaagctagaaAGGAAAATTGTCCTCCATCGGGAGTAAGAGACTAACATCATCTACCTAATAACGTTGCAGAGAAAAGCTAATGAAATTTATCATAAAGTTACATGGTCTGTTTTCTCTAAAAATTGTACTTATCTTTACACTAAATTTTATTTAGATTcgcatgtatctatacactaaaacATGTCTTCATACATACGAATctaagtcacttatttccatCCGGAGAGAGTTACTACATATGAAGTGAATAAATGCTGTCATATCTTGTTGGATTATCTCTACCTATATTATTTACTGCCTGATATGCGTGCAAAGTGAATATATATGCCAGGCATATCTTGATGGATTATTGATATCTAAATTATTTAGTGCCTGATATATGCATACAAAGTGAATAAATATGGTATATCTTGAGGGGTTATATCTCAAGATACCCCATCCTTTCCTACCATAAGACATATTGTTTTTAATCTTGTTGTTTTTATTCTTTGTGGGCAGCATGAATTACTATAGTGGCCAAAATAGAGAAGctggaaaagaaaattgcCCCCCATCGATTGTAAGAGAATGACACCATCCACCTATTAATTTTGTAGAGAAAATCTAATTTGGAAATCATCATGACAGATACATGGACTATTTTGTCCATGAAGTGAATAATGATGTCATATCTTGGTGGATTGTCTCTACCTAAATTATTTAGTGTCTTGATATGCATAGAAAGTGAATAAATATGGCATATCTTGAGAATTTATCTCTCAAGATACTCCCTCTTTTCCTATTATAAGAAATATAGTTTTAATTCTAAGTTATTCATGTTGAtattattctaaaaaaagcaGACATTGTATCTGGTTACCAATGCCAAAACGTTGAGTGCTAAATTCAACGATGATGCTTTGTAGGCACCGTGAATTCCTATAGTCGCCAAAATAAAGAAACTAGAAAGGATAACTGTCCTCCGTCGATAGTAAGAGAATGTCACCATCTACCTATTAATTTTGCAAAGAATTGGTACTTATGACAACAACTATGTGGTCTATTTTCTCTAATGAATTGTAGATATGTATGCAATGAATAAATGCTCACACATCTTGATGGATTATCTCTACCCAAAATATTTAGTGCCTTGATATGCATATAAAGTGAATAAATATGAGATATCTTGCCGAGTTATCTGTCAggatactccctcctttcctaTTATATTACAAGACATACATATTTTATCTAAGTCaatttttaaagtttgattaTGTTTATTGAATAAAATATAAACAACTATAAGTATAATACTATATAAATCTGCtatgaaatatattttatgTTTGATTTATTGATGTATGTTTAGTGTCACGGAagttgatattttttcttctataaacttagtcaaattttttttacttaaaaCAAAACATATCCTTTATAGTATACAAATGAGGTAGTATTAACTTGTGTCCTTGATCTACATATATTAATCGAGTAAACATAGATATATCCTAGTCTGCATCATCAAATACTTTGTTATATCCTCGTCAAAAAATAGTATGCTATATCTCGAGGATTACATAAAAAGTGTCCACTGTGTATTGTGTTTATTTAATGTTACATTATTTGTATCTAAAATTTAATGTTTCACCGGTGTATGAATATAGTCAATAAATGCAAATCATATGTGATATGAATCATATCCTCAAATAATGAGTATGAGTTAAAAGACATTGAATTACGAGAGGAAGCAATATTACCTAGAGGATCACGAGCAAAAACCGTTTTCACCACATTTAGAATGCACATGTTCGCGACCTAATCTGAAAATTGGTGCGGAAGATATGAAGCTCATGAAAATATAACGACAAACCAGTTAACGTGGATGTCTATATAAATTGGAAATGAAATATGACCGATGTCTAATTGTTATCATCAGAACAGTTTGTTCACTGTTCGAAAAAAAAGCAGTGTTTCAGATTTATTAAGAGTGTGAAGTAAAGCACGGTAAACTTTTCGGTAAACAAGCTAGAAAGCTCTTTCTTCTTGACAGGAACAACCTTGAAAACTACGTTTCGTGAGAGAGGAATAACAAAGGTTGAAAATTCGTTGACCATTTCCAACAGGCAAACTAGCGACCTTCCGTTGAAACAGCCTCCTCACCGGCACGATTTCGTGTTTTGCGCCACGTCGACTGCCGGCTATCGTCCCTCcgtccaaagtccaaaccccGTCGCACCTCTGTGACTCTGTATATAAACCCCGTCACCTCCAGCCCCGACCCCCGTTCCATCAACCCACCATCCCCCTCAAAACCCCCAAAGCCGGCCTAAAATAATACAGCGGTATAATTCAAACACGCGACTCCCATCgttgtcctcgtcgtcgtctccgcgGCGACCACCCAACGACACGGCGACCGACGCCGCGCGCGTGGCCGCCGGCCAGCGTCCTCGGGACCGGCGGCCTGCGCCGGCAATGGTGCTCGACCCCGTCGTCGGGGGCTCGGCCTCCCGCAAGGTCGAGCccctaaccctagcccccCCGCGTGCCAGGggccctccccctcccccgccgATTCCACCGACGCCGAGGATGTACCTCGGGGGCCCTCCCCCGCTCCCGCCCCCCGGGACGATCCCGCCGCGCCCGATCATCCTTCGGCTCGATCCCGCGACCACCGTGCACATGGACGTGGTCCGGAGCGTCTCCCTCCTCAAGGTGAGTCGCCCAAGCGTTCCCATATAGTCGTATCATGTGGTTTCCTGCCTAATTTTGGCAAAATTGTTTTGCGAGGTTCAGTTTATCGCGGGTGCGGGGGTTGTGCCCTCGCAGGAAGAGGAACAGAGGAGAGAGGAGGTCGTACGCGAGCTCGACAAGGTAAGGGTGCTTCGTGTTTTGGTTCAAAGGTTGCAGCTTGCAATGGGGGCTGGAGGGGCCTTTTCATCAGCTGTTGCTGTTGCAGATAGTGATGGATTGGGCGAAGCAGGTGGCTTACGACCAGAGGGATAAACATTGGATCACAACAGGCACGGTGTTGACCTTTGGCTCCTATGCTTTAGGGGTAAGCACTATTCGATGTGGTTTTGTTGTAATGGTGTGATGCTAGGCTGGTGTACTAGTATATGGTATATTAGTGGAATAATCTCTAATTTTGAAGGTGAATTTTGTTATCTGTTGTATGTTGGGTTAAATTAGAACCTCAAAGTTGCAACCTAATTTCTTAAACGATAATTCAACAATTCCTCAAACGTTTACAGCAATGTATCCAGTTGATCATCGTTCTTGAGTTGCTTGGTGGAATGTTCCGCTGATTGCACAATTGATACTGGGAAGCAGTCAGAGCATATGATTGTGGGTATAGGTGTAGGGCGGTGTCGGTCAGTTGACCATATGCAAAGTTTGGCATCATTTATGTTCAGAGAGGGGGTGATTCTTAGTTGTGCATGTTTGTTGATATGACATAAGGAAATTGATCTTGGTAGGTTAAGAAGCATACGAAGGGTGTTGTATCTTGAATCTGCACCTATGATAATATAATCGCCTGTTTATAGATAGCATTGAAGTAGTTAAACTTAAGAGTTTGAAAGATACGAACGGATAAACGGCCTAGGCAAATTCAAGTAATTAACAAGCTTGACACATGTGATCTGTATTGTTTACCATATGTAGTTTTGAGGTATGGGTAGTATAATGCACACAATGCTTTTTGTTTGGCCTTTCGAGATTGTTATTAACAGGCAATATCTCTTGTGGTAAGTTCCACAATATTGGCTTGGACAGTATGAATTGTATGTAAGCAGCTAGACTGTCCAACTGAAAGGACTTTAACTGGACTTTCCTTGTTTACAATGTTGCCCCTTTATTTGACACATTTTCTCACTTAAAATTCACGATTTTATCTTTTGGTGACAAGCCTTGGCTAACTATTCTCTGGTTTGAAGGCATATGGACCTGAATCTGATATTGACGCAGTCTGTGTTGGTCCTTGCGTTGCATCACTACAAGTGAGTGTGTTTTTATATTTTCCTCTTGTCTAACCTAGACTTTGAAATTGTCTAATGATGTGTACATGTGGTAATGTGTAGCACCATTTTTTTGTTGTCCTGCGACAAATGCTTGAAGAAAGGCCAGAAGTATCAGACTTGCATTCTATTGAAAGTGCTAGGGTTCCATTGATGCGCTTTAAATTCAACGGTGTGTCAGTTGATTTTCCATATGTCCAGCTGCCAGTTATCAATGCTGCAGAGGCAAGTATCTTTGAATCATGATAA
This is a stretch of genomic DNA from Brachypodium distachyon strain Bd21 chromosome 1, Brachypodium_distachyon_v3.0, whole genome shotgun sequence. It encodes these proteins:
- the LOC100825138 gene encoding uncharacterized protein LOC100825138 encodes the protein MSAPPSLKPTATAGFLAAPRVPAVLRAAALGATAPPPRRLRCSASTEMSAPLDWAVRSVEALEQAKDLDTFCMMALSPLDGRYFRFVKDLMPFFSEFGLIRYRVLVEIKWLLKLSQIPEIKEVPPFSEDAQLFLDSIIHDFSIDDAKEVKRIEKITNHDVKAVEYYLKQKCSSNTEVAKVLEFFHFGRTSEDINNLSYALALKEGVNTVMSPAMINVCSAICSLATENAHVPMLSRTHGQPASPTTLGKEMANFAARLSDIGKSFAEVNILGKFAGAVGNYNADVVAYPEIDWPKVTEEFVRSLGLEFNPYVTQIEPHDYISKLFNLFVQFNIVLTDFDRDVWSYISLGYFKQIPKAGEVGSSTMPHKINPIDFENSEGNFSVSNGTLHTLSMKLPISRLQRDLTDSTVLRNLGVGLGHSLLAYKATMNGIKKLEVNKVRLDEDLDQTWEVLAEPIQTVMRRYGIPEPYEKLKEMTRGQAVTKDSIRQFIEGLDLPEEARSSLLKLTPHSYTGEAEKLARNIVNVVDLRSGFKIK